The Clupea harengus chromosome 13, Ch_v2.0.2, whole genome shotgun sequence DNA window cagtgtgttactgtgtgtgttactcatgGGTTTGTCTCTGTTGTCCGTCTGGCTCTCTAGTCTTCTCTGGGTGGCTGCCTGGTCAGGTTgtggccagcacacacacacacacacaaaaaactttCCATCCTCCACTTAATAACATTCACATGGCCAAGTAACATACAGGCTGTTTACATATCTGGAGCATGCTTCATGTCTAAAGTAAGCAAATGACTAATCATTTTAGCCCGCGACGAGAGCAATAAAGTCAACTTCCTCTGGGCCTTATGGCTTTTTAAGTGCTCCCTTTGAAGGACactcctgtttgtttttcagggAATTCTGCAAACTGACAAAAAAGCAAATACATTTAATGATTCAGGGACTTTGAATGGAGTCACAGAAGATGGATCCATTCTTCTTTACAGCCACTGCAGGGCTTACCTGACCCCTTTAGCCGTGTCATGATGAAATGACCACTACCTCCTGACATTTCAGCaacacacgctcacaagcacacactcacaagcacacacaagcacacactcacagaaagagacagacaaagagagggccGAGCCACAGGTCTGAGAATGTGAACAGCAGTTCAGAGGTTATCTGCTCCCAGACAGAGGACTTTAGAGCGGGCGCAATTTTAGGCTTTTAAAATGAAGGACCGGACTGGGACTAAATACGGCATTAACTTTATCGCAGGCACAAAGTCCCCTCTAGGATTGCCTCTCTTTTTAAAGACCAAAAGACCCAAGTACTTCCACCCAAGGGCTCCATCAGAACAGCACACGCGAGGCTTGGCTGAGCCAGGCTGGAGTCACGCAGAGAAAACAGATCCATCATAAACACAACAGAGCCGGCTATCGCCTGTGAGACTGGACTGACGCCCATCAGCTCATTACCCCCATTGAGCTGTTGATTCTGCCGACTCTGTGCTAGAGGCAGTGTCTAGGGCCAGTCTGAGAGATCATGCTGATTACTGACACCTCAAGCAGCATCTTAAGGGCAAGGTCTGGTGAATGTTaatcctcttctccctcttctcctcagaATGTTCTGGAAGCTGGCCTTACCCATGCTGCTGGCATGGAGCCTGTGCATCACAGCGGACTGTAAGAAGGCCCGGGGCCCCCAGGGCTCCATCCCGTCTCCGTACAAGCTGAAGGACAACAGCCTGTTGGTGCCCCAGCCCCCGGCGCTGCTGCAGCCCATGGGGAAGCCGGAGGTGCTGGCGTCCAGCCGCGAGGCCCTGGTGGTCACCGAGAGGAAGTACCTGCGCAGCGACTGGTGCAAGACGCAGCCGCTGCGGCAGACGGTCAGCGAGGAGGGCTGCGTGAGCCGCACGGTGGTCAACCGCTTCTGCTACGGCCAGTGCAACTCCTTCTACATCCCGCGCCACATCCAcacgccctcctcctcctcctcttctacaTCCGGCTCGCGCCAGCATCGCCAGAGGCGCAAGCAGCCCGCGCATGGAGCCTCCTTCCAGTCCTGCGCCTTCTGCCGGCCACACCGGGTCACCACGGTGACGCTGCGCCTGCACTGCCCGGGCCTGGACCCGCCGTTCCGCCACAGGAAGGTCCAGCGTGTCAAACAGTGCCGCTGCGTGTCCGTCAGCGTCAACGACACACAGTGAGGCGGGGGGCGGGGGAAGTAAAGCTGCCCCAGTGCTCGGAGGAACACCAGTGTGGAACATGTAGGGGGGTATTTCTCTGTTGCATGGGGACATTTAATGCTTACCTGGTTCTATAGGAAGTACTGTATGGACCCATTTCCTGTTTCCATGGAGCATTTTTTCACACAAGATGGGCATTACTGGGCAGAACTCATCCACAGGACAGTGCCTTGTCTGGTCACCTCTCTGTGCTCGTCTTATTTAATCCCGCTGGTTGAATCTGCCGTCACCAACTCACCCCAGGGTTGGGACCTCTCTTGTTTAGGACAAATGTTTTGATTGTTTTGAACTTCGCCTGTAGGGGACAGAGTGTACAGAGGAGTgctctgaactctgacctcttctTGACCGGAGGTCAACTGTCTCTTGAACCttaccctctccccctccctggccTGAATCCAAACCCTCTTACTGAGGCGCTGC harbors:
- the grem2a gene encoding gremlin-2 produces the protein MFWKLALPMLLAWSLCITADCKKARGPQGSIPSPYKLKDNSLLVPQPPALLQPMGKPEVLASSREALVVTERKYLRSDWCKTQPLRQTVSEEGCVSRTVVNRFCYGQCNSFYIPRHIHTPSSSSSSTSGSRQHRQRRKQPAHGASFQSCAFCRPHRVTTVTLRLHCPGLDPPFRHRKVQRVKQCRCVSVSVNDTQ